CATCAATGTAGCATAGGTGACTGTCAACAAAAAGAACCAACATCTGTAATTGAGTGTGATATTTTAAGAGACCAAACTGCCAACCACCACAATGAGGTATCCAAATGCCTGCTAGAGTCAATGCATGGAAGCATTGAATTTGTCTCCGATACACTTACCATTGACAATTCTCATGAAACGGGATCAGTTGATCATCTAAATCTGAAGGCTGAAAATATTGAGGGTGCTGGGATTTCATTACTCTTATTGCAGAAGTCAAGCAGCAACAAATGGCCTGTTGTAGAAGGGAGACCCTTAGCTGCTACCAATGTTCTCTGTTCAGAACCCTATTATACAAGGGATAATGTCAGTACGGTGAAGCGTACCATTGGATGGGACAGCTCGTCAGCTACTTCTTCCATTGATCAAGGGTCTTCAAGGCAATCATTACATTTAGAGCGCCTTAAAAGTAGTAATCGTTATGACTTTGAGAGGTCTCAAATAAGTAGTACTGTGAGTTGCCAAAGCATTGCATCTGTGTCAGATGTGTCAACCAGCAATCGTTCAGTTTCAGTATGTCCTCGGAGTAATGCAATTGTAGATACTGGCTTCCTAACTGACAATTCAGAAAGCAGTGCTTCAAGGTCCATGATTTGTACCGAGGAACTTGATGAGTCGTGTAAGTACACTCTCTCAAGTGCTATAGAGTGCTGGTCTGCTGCCCAGGCTATTGTTAATGATGACATTGATTCATTTGGAGTTGTAGCGGTTCAGAACCAAAGTACAGGTGGGATGGCTTACAAAGATAACTCAAGTGCGAATTCATGTTCATCAGCTATCAAGACTCATAGCAATATCTCACTGTATTTGCCCCCTGAGGAAAGTTGCATACAAAAAACTGAAGAATGTACATCTGCCATCATTCAGTGCTGTTCAGTTGGCACTCCAGAATATCCAGATGATGAGTGTGGCATTGATAATTACCAAATGCAGTTTGAAGCAGTTCCAACTTCTAATGAGGCAAATAGGTTGGATGATGGTTGTGTGTCTGTCATATCTGAGGAGAATGTATTGATTTCTGCAACAGAGGACAACACAATGGAGCTTTCTGGTAATGGTATATATTCATGACTTGCTAATTTTCATATTCACTTGTTAGCTCCACAAAGTTCAGGTTTTCTCTCATGTTTTCAGTATACTTGCAAGCATTTCAGCCTTATTTGATAAACATATTTTCTCAAGATTTAGACGTGGCATTGTAGTGACTTTTCAATAGCACTTATTTTCCTTTCTCAAGATGTAGACGTGGGAGTTGTGTAGCAGCATATTTTCAAGTGATTTTGTTGCCAGTACAAGGTGATTGCAAACCATTTTTTTATGTTGTCTTAGTGTCAGTGCTTGTGAAAAACCAAACAAACACACTATTTTGAGGATATTAGTGTAAAAAGAACAAAACAAACTTTGCTAACTGGAATACTACCCACTAACCAACTGCTTATCGCTGGTCACCGGCCATACTGAACTGTGAACTGGACCTGTAAATTTGACTAATCTTTATTCCATATTTAGTACTAGATTAAGGAGAGAGTGAGAGGGAGgtaaggagggagggagggtgggAGTTCATATTTATCCATATTAAGTTTGGATAATATACAAGGGAGAGATGAACTGTCTGGGTCGAGACTTGAGATAGCATGCACACCGCACACATGTTTAACATTTGGTATCAATAGTTTAATGCATTTTTGTGTGTGCTTAAAGTCTGCCACCTAAGGTCAGCAACACATATCTGTCTACCCTCCCTGTAGTTATGCTGCAAGTGCAGCACATTttcaatttgaatttgattaATCATATTTTGTGTCTATCaattttttttgaggaaattgGTGTCTGTCAATTAATTAACACTTATTCATGTCTGACCTGTAGAAGAATCACTGGCTACAGTTCACGGATCAAGGGAACAAACTCAGAAATGCTTCACTTTAGAAGAGGCTACAGGTACAATTCTCATCTGCAGTTCCATCGCTCATGACATTGCATACAGGGCTGCAACAATTGGGCTAGAGCGAGAGGAGCAACTAGAACTTGCTTCTGCTCCTCGCCCAACAGTTACCATGGTAGGACAATCCATTTCAAGGGGCAACAGTTCACTGAAGTTGCCCAACAAACGAATGCCAAGACATAGGAAAAGATCAGAAGGTGGAACTGTTACAGAAACTGCCAAGATGGAAGTTGTCATTAAAGATCCTGTACCTGTGCGAGTGGTTCCTGAATCTTTAAGGACATCTGACAGCATGAAGCCTCCAAAGGTCGAATCAAAGTGCAACTGTGCAATTATGTAGAGTTTCCTATCAACCCAAGGTGCCAAGAAGCTTATGATCTTAGTTGACATCCATGGTTGCTAGTTATTATTTGTTCGCAACTCAATAACACAGAAACGAACCTGCGCCCACCTGTTTCTATCAGCATCAGCAACCTACAGAAGCGGTGGTGGTGCATTTGCTCTTTTTTCGGGGGTGATAGAGGTGACAGGCCATTCTTTTGTAAATTCTTGCTTGTCCCTTTTCCTCTCTGTGTTTACTCTGATTTTACTTGTCAAGTCGTCCAGTTTTAGTTCGTGCCCGGTGTGCGGATGTCAGTTCCTCGCAAAGGGAGGGAGTGAAATTTCTAGTTCAGATGTTTGTGTTCATTTCTGTATTCTTTAGCGACGAATGCTGCGTGCCTTGTTATGCCGCCATGCATTTGTAGAGTGCACCCGGTCTGTTTGCATACTTGACAGGGAGTGCAGCGCAAGTTTAGGTTTTCGACTCAAATGTAAGACAGTGTATCTATATATTGACATAGGAAGCTGTAAATGTATATTGGTTTGTCTAAACGGTGTTggtgaaaaaaaacaaatgggaAATGTTCTGTTAAGCATATGCTGTTTTATTACTTCACAAATGAGCATTTTGGTGGTTTATCGTGTGCATTGTGGCCATGTTTTGTGATGGCCTCCAATTAAGAGGTGCCATGTGGGCGTGGTTGTTTTATTGTCCACGTTAGCATGCAAGTTGAAATTATTGTTTTTTGAAATTGCTTGTTTGTAGTCACAAATACCTAATGTTTTGGACGAGATACGCTCAAACTCTTGAAAACATTTAGTTTGgaaaaatcaaggaaaaatctGTCACTTGCCACTGGTCAAACCCCTAAATCCCTCGTATGTTCTGTGTCATCGACACACTGATAACATATGAGAGATTGTTTTAGCTTAATCTATTGTTCTGAAAAGCCAACGaccttttagaagatgtgtttaccTTCCTGAGCTCAAAAAGATACGAAAAGCTCATGAAACTAAGCTTTTcagcttttcatataaactcagcttttccgAACTTCCAGCTTTTCAAAAGATGAACGAGAAGTTCGCTATTTGTTCGAGCTTCTGGCTTTTCACGCTAAGAAAATGCcgggaagctcaaacaaacatgaCTTTAACAATAGAAACCTGGATGCCGAAGGTAAGTCTACTGTCAGCCTCTATCTTTCTGCATCAAGCTGAGTTGGAACTTCCTCAGCTTTTGATACATTTGACGAGGATGTAGgcacaaacttttttttttgaaataattgaAGTAGGCACAACCACTCACCTAATCAAAGCACCTTGATTCGAACTACTCTAAAGGGTTACCCATATATCATGAAATAGATTAAGCACATATAGTAGTGGCATCAGATATGCTCCACAACAAAAGGAAGCATGTTAAGCGGAAACTCTCTTCGTCGTGAATAACCCTGAAAAGAACATTCTAAAGTTTTAGTAATTATATAAAAATCACAAGTCGGGAGGAGCGGTGGCatatagaaaaaacaaaatctcAAGACCAGACCCGACTCTGTTTGTGTATGAAACCAACAAAATGCAGAGATAAAGTGTTAACAAagatttaaaaaaattgaaaacgATACACGCaccatgttttcttttttgtgttTTTAGGATTCATCAAATTTGCATCTTACAAATAAACTTGAGCTTAGCCttgcaatttatatgcttgtaCGCCACGTAGTTTCCGGCTAGTTTTTAATCACTCTCTCATATAGAAATCCAATAAAAATCAAATGAggtgaaaaaaaattctagaacGTGGGAcgatccaaagaaaaaaaaaatcagaacaagGGTCCAATGTGTAATTTGCAGCAACGCGGTTGCAGGCTTTAACGTTCAACTCGTCCTAGTAGATCCGTTCCGTTCTCCttccccgcggcagcgtcggcCTCCGTTTCGTCCCGTTCCGTTATACATTTCTCGTCCCGTCCGCCCCCACCCTCCTCCAGATCGAACAAACGGAAGGGACACCGCCGGCATTCCATTCCGACGCCCGCCTCGGAGAACAGAAGAGGAAGGAACCCCCGCCCAGATCTccgcccgccccgccggccgccatgccgacggccgccgaccccgcctccgCGCTCCCCCTCACCCTCGACCTCGAGGACTTCAAGGTAGGTCTCCCCTGCTCCCGTCCTCCCTCCGATTCGGTCTCGATTTTGCCCGCGGCGTGCTGTGCGTTCACCGTGGCGTGCGCGCGGTGCAGGGGGACTTCTCGTTCGATGCGCTGTTCGGGGGCCTGGTGGACGAGCTGCTCCCGGAGTACCGCGGGGAGGACgacgccgcgcccgcgccgccgccgcccccgctcgtgCTCGGGGCGGCCCCGCCCGTCTTCCCCGCCGTCGACGAGCTGCTCGGGCTGTTCAAGCACTCGTGCAAGGAGCTCGTCGACCTCCGCAAGCAGGCACGTCGCGTCCTGCCCgcaccctccccctccccctccccaatTTGTCTCTATACTGGTCGGGAACGTCATTTCCGGGATGTCCTTTGGTCCCAAGCTNNNNNNNNNNNNNNNNNNNNNNNNNNNNNNNNNNNNNNNNNNNNNNNNNNNNNNNNNNNNNNNNNNNNNNNNNNNNNNNNNNNNNNNNNNNNNNNNNNNNCAGGAGAttatatattgcatgaattgatactacgatgctcaacaagTGATCAAGTGCaatcataaccgagaattgcggcgatcccggatctaattacatcctgcaggagagtaccctgatcaccagcattatacaaCTGTTCAGGTCGTATccaacaacctctcgattagcaaagtcaatgatcaggaatacgactacccggacccagggatgcacccccacatgggaccccaggtgtggcccgatctccatgtgagtttcaggctacaccccttcCAATCTcaagcacgtcaagcgcgggtacgaagtattcctgatcatagaatttactaatctactgggcttccCCGGTCCCATACCCGGTAAGCCATCCGAttcttatcacttgatcaaaagttaagacgcgaatcgggccttaaccaaattaatctagcagacagaacaaTATCTCTAGTTTCTGTCTgctttcccccccccccccccccccccccccccccctcctgcCGGTGGCGATGAATGCTGGCTGTGGCCTGCCTGCCTGTAGTGAGCGGTTGGTTGGTGATTGTTGTTGTGTGCACTGATGGTGCGATGTTTTCTGGTTTTTGGTCGACAGATTGATAAGAGGCTCCAGAATCTGAAGAAGGAGGTGGCGGTGCAGGACTCCAAGCATCGCAAGACGCTAGGGGAGGTTAGTTACCATGCTTGCAGGGTTTTTATAGTCGTCCATGTTTAGTGCAGTATATGCATTGTTCTAGGAAAATAATTAATGGTAAGTAAATGAATACGTGTAGATGACACCAGAAAGAATCATATGAAACCTATTTGCTCAGAAAGAAAAGCTCAAATTCCTTTCAGTTACAGCTATGATGACAGTTGCAGACCTGACAGAGTTGTTTGACGTATACGTCTTGTTTATTTCTTCCCTCATATGGGATCCTCTGATTCGCTTGTGTCAATAACTTGATGGCTTGACACACTCTGTTCACCCCTTTCCGCAAAGGAAAATCGATAAACTGTCCCTAGCCTTTACCATATTCAATGAGTCACATCTAACTGTCCACCTTTCTGGTTGAGAAATAGAGTTAAGACTAGGGAGACCATTCGTTTATGTTTTAGATAACCAATAGAACTGGCATTCTTTAAAGATCCAGCGGAGTCTGAGTTGGCTAAGGATCCAGCGGCCAGGTTCATAGCATCTACAGTTTGTGTTTTGGTTGCCATGCATTTGGTTATCCGGTATGGATCcagcatttttttcttttgtttgagcCTCTTTTGACTTCAATTGGCATTTTGTGGCTAGTGGTGGTGGATAATACACCAGTCCATTGATTTCTTGTCCCCACATGCTTATGATCCAATAGACCACCCAAGGAAATTCTAGGGAGTCTTGTAAATGCTATCAGCTCTTGGCTGTTCTTCTGCTGTCCCATGCAGCAAGCTATTGATGTTCAGTGGTCAAGAATTCAAGATACATCAATTCAAATAGGCCAGAAGTCTGAATGAAATTCAACTTAGAATGACCATTGATACTGAGTTAAAAGATGGTGTTGAACTAATGGTTCATGTTTCTTTTCATATTCATTGTTTTATTGTTCTCTTCAGCTTGAGAAAGGTGTGGATGGACTATTTGATAGCTTTGCTAGGTTGGATTCCCGCATATCCAGTGTTGGTCAAACAGCTGCAAAAATTGGTGATCATTTACAGGTAATTCTTCTGTGCAGGATCTATGCCTGTAATTACTGTACATATTAGATGATTCCGAGGTTGTGACTTTACTCTTTGGTTTAGTTTTTTTGTTGACTTATGTTTAATATCTGCTTCTCTTGTCTTTCAGAGTGCAGAATCCCAGAGGGAAACTGCTAGTCAGACGATAGATCTCATCAAGGTAACATACTTGTTTGTATGTTACCTATTTCCATGGGATGATGTTTTTGCATGACCTCATTTAACTGAAATTGAAATATGCTTCTATTGTAGTATCTAATGGAGTTCAACAGCACACCTGGGGACCTTATGGAACTTTCTCCTTTATTTTCTGACGACAGCCGTGTTGCTGAGGCTGCTTCAATTGCACAGAAATTGCGTAAGCTCTAACTGAGCCGTGACATATTCGTATGctgtttttctttccttctgcTGGTTGGCACTCATTAGTTGATCAATATTAAATAGGAAAATACCAGGCTAATTTGATGTATGCATGTATTTTTCTAATATCTAAGCAGGACTCCTTCAAGCAAAGTAGTAGTATTATCATTTCCCATGATGTCAATGAACTCTAGTGTATTCATGTTGCCTCAAGTAGTTGCATGCTATGATAATGTAGGATCATTTGCCGAGGAGGATGTTGGTAGACATGGTGTAACACCAGCTGTAGGCTCTGCTAATGCAAGCCGTGGTTTGGAGGTTGCTGTCGCGAATCTCCAAGAATATTGTAATGGTCAGTTTGCTTCCTTTCAGCTTTTCTATAGAGGTTCTCTTAGTATGTGATGgtgaattattattttttgtgcaGAACTGGAGAATAGATTATTGGCTCGGTTTGATGCTGCATCACAGAGACGGGAATTGTCTACAATGGCAGAATGTGCTAAAATATTGTCACAGGTATGCATTTATGCAAGGAACAGGGTACTGCAGCATGCTGAGATTGCTTGGTTGAAGGGAAAGATTCCAATGGAGTACATTTTAGCTGTACTCCATTATTtttagcagcagcaacaacaaatcCTTCTCATGGTCATTATTGTAGAATTCCATGAATTGTAGAATAGATGAAAAAACCACCTGGTTCATATTTTGAAGTTAAGTTCTTGGACTGACTATCTGAGGGGATTAATGTAATAGCCCGCTTGTTTTCAAATTTTTGAGCTTTTAGTTTTTTTACTGCAAAAATATAACATAAAAAATGTGGCTGAAGACCTGGGTCTGAGTTTTTTAGCAACCTTACATATATGATGGTGAGCTAGGACTTGTCAGTAAGAAAATTGTGAGCATTTGTGCAATAGAAGTGGGGAAGAATTTATGTTTGGGCTTGAATGTGTAGCTTAGACAACTTGTGGATATGTCTAAAAGGCTAATTGGATAAAACTAAACTATTAACCTCTGCAAGCCCAAGAACCACATGAGTAACTTCTTCTGTAGAAAGGAACTTGAGCTTATTATTTGAGGCCAAATATATACTTACTTTTGGTCCTGTTTTAGGTGCTAGTCTATGTAGGCATATAGTACCATTTAATTTTCTCTATTAACTTCTAGggtttacttttttttaatattttttcatGGTACATTGATTATAGTTCAATCGGGGAACCAGTGCTATGCAACACTATGTTGCAACACGGCCAATGTTTATTGATGTGGATATAATGAACACTGATATTCAAGTTGTTCTGGGCGATGAGGGGCTGCAAGCTGATTCCAATTATATTGCGGATGGTTTATCTACATTGTACAAGGAAATTGCAGGTGTTTAAAGGCTACATTCTTTACAATTTTTGTTCAAGAGCTATACTTTAATGATTTTTACTTTCAGCACTCTAATATGTCATGCTTCTGTTCAGATACTGTGAGGAGAGAGGCAACTACAATAATGGCTGTCTTTCCTTCTCCGAATGAGGTCATGGCAATACTTGTGCAGGTATGTATTTTAAATGGCACTCTTGAGTCCGTGTGAATGCTGTGATTTATAAATAGATTGACTATTATAATTTGCTTTTCAGCGAGTGCTAGAACAAAGGGTAACAACTATCCTTGATAGAATTCTGATAAAGCCGTCTCTTGCTAGTTTGCCTCCTCTAGAAGAAGGAGGCCTTCTACAAGTAAGTGTTATGCTCTATAATATTTCCATCGTGCTTTTTGCCACATCATGCAAGTGTGATGCACTGCTGATATCAAATTAAAATGGCAGTATCTAAGAATTCTGGCAGTTGCAtacaacaaaacaaaagaattggCCAAAGATTTGCAGTCTATTGGTTGTGGGGATTTGGATATCGAAGGTATCTCTTGTATTTCATacatttttctcttcttttcatcTTTTGTTGTTCCATGCTATAAATCCACACAAACTTTTGATCATTGTACATTTCATATGGTTATAGTGCTAATTTTGATCCTTGACAAAGGGATACATCTCTTTACCACATTCTATTTGTATAATGGATCTGAATACCGGGTGATGCATTTAGATAATACATACTTGTAGCATTACTATTTGTAGTGTGATTGACAGTTTCGATTACTTCTGAGTTCTGAGACAGTAATCATTTGGTTTGGATGGCCTATTGGTTCATCACCTTAATTAGTTCAAATCATAGGTCTGAGTACCATCCATTAATATTTTGTAAGGCAGTTGCATGTTTGTTGGTTGTCATTAtgattctctttttttttgtttttttaggtCTCACTGAATCCATATATGTTGCTCACAAAGACGAGTACACAGAATTTGAGCAGGCATCACTCAGGCAGCTATATCAGTCAAAGGTTATAAATTTATGTATTATAAAATTTAGCCATTTCAAGTATTGTTTCTCTGTAAAAAATCATTTCAAGTACCACTATTGTAAAATTGAGCTGCTGTGCAGATGGCTGAACTGAAAGCTGAGGCTAAGCAACAATCTGAGTCAACTGGCTCAATCGGACGTGCAAAAGGCGCATCTTTGACTACATCACCACAGCAACTGATATCTGTCACTGTAGTTACGGAATTTGTTCGTTGGAATGAGGAAGCCATAGCCAGATGCACACTGTTGTTTTCTCAGGTTAAACCATCCGCCTAACTATTTCTTTCCTGATTCATTATTTGTGTTTATGTATATTGATTTCTCATGTTTGATTCCATCTATAGTTTTGTTGCTGATTTTAACTATGTTACCTGTCAAAAATGTTATTTATTTGTTAAACAT
This sequence is a window from Setaria italica strain Yugu1 chromosome III, Setaria_italica_v2.0, whole genome shotgun sequence. Protein-coding genes within it:
- the LOC101781848 gene encoding exocyst complex component 5, whose product is MPTAADPASALPLTLDLEDFKGDFSFDALFGGLVDELLPEYRGEDDAAPAPPPPPLVLGAAPPVFPAVDELLGLFKHSCKELVDLRKQIDKRLQNLKKEVAVQDSKHRKTLGELEKGVDGLFDSFARLDSRISSVGQTAAKIGDHLQSAESQRETASQTIDLIKYLMEFNSTPGDLMELSPLFSDDSRVAEAASIAQKLRSFAEEDVGRHGVTPAVGSANASRGLEVAVANLQEYCNELENRLLARFDAASQRRELSTMAECAKILSQFNRGTSAMQHYVATRPMFIDVDIMNTDIQVVLGDEGLQADSNYIADGLSTLYKEIADTVRREATTIMAVFPSPNEVMAILVQRVLEQRVTTILDRILIKPSLASLPPLEEGGLLQYLRILAVAYNKTKELAKDLQSIGCGDLDIEGLTESIYVAHKDEYTEFEQASLRQLYQSKMAELKAEAKQQSESTGSIGRAKGASLTTSPQQLISVTVVTEFVRWNEEAIARCTLLFSQPTTVAANVRSIFACLLDQVSQYLTEGLDRARDSLNDAAAMRDRYVIGSSVSRRVAAAAASAAEAAASAGESSFRSFMIAVQRCASSVSILQQYFSNTISRLLLPVDGAHPSACEDMGSAVSVVEAAAHKGLLQCIDTVMSEVERLLSSEQKATDYRTPDDGAAPDHRPTNACIRIVAYLSRVLEVAFNALEGLNKQSFLTELGNRLHKGLLNHWQKFTFSPSGGLRLKRDITEYGDFVRSFNAPSIDEKFEQLGIVANVFIVAPESLASLFEGTPSIRKDALRFIQLRDDYKTSKIASMLNNITAE